From the Coffea eugenioides isolate CCC68of chromosome 1, Ceug_1.0, whole genome shotgun sequence genome, the window CTATAGTATGCACCTATTCCATGACCTTTGCATGGGAATCATTACAAGCACTGCACTTCCCTGCTCTCCGTTTcttctataattttttttttttggcattatATTCACTATAACCTAGTAGAAGTTGACACTGCACTTCCCTGctctccatttcttctatcaTTTTTTTGGCATGATATTCGCTATAACCTAGTAGAAGTTGAGTCTGCTTCTCgtggaaaaaaatgaattgtaAGATGAAAAACCTAGACAAAGATTATGATAGTCAATGGGTTAGGTTTTCCAAAGGTACTAGTTTCATTGGGGGAGTTCACAAAAGGACAAGGATAATTTGATTAAGCATTTGTCCTAGATCCTTATATCTGATTTTCAGATGATTCTCATATTGGCTTGTTAGAGGAAGTAGAAACTTTTTATTGTTGAAACAGCTGCTCTATGTCCTAGATCTAGAAAGTGGTTTCCCACATTTTTTTGTGCACTCTGTTCTCATGCTTGATTATGCTAGTGTACCATAATAGCAGCATACCTGTGCCATGTTGAGGGATTTATGTCCATAGATACTTCATCGAAGTCTTATTTTCTTTCTGTTTCTAAAAGTTCAATATTTTTTGCTTTTACTAATTATTATCACTTCCtttcttttgtcattttttATTGTTGGTAATCATAAAGTTGCGAGCTCCAAAGGGAAATCCAACATCAACAGTCACTGTTCAGCCATCTTTCAATAAGAAGGCATCACCACAGCCACCTTTACTGCAGTCAAATGCTGCACTGTCGGTTGCACCTGATATCAGTGAGGATGTTGCAGAGGAAACTTTTTCACACAAAGAGGGTAATTTCTATTTCGTGTTTCTGCCCTTTTGGTGGTGTTAACATCTTCGCTAGCTGTACTACATTGGTAACCATCTTGAATTATTATTCTAGTTCATGCTCTCTTACTTGTGAAAGCAGTTCTTCAAGGTTTTTCTTTCATACttgatttttcttgtttttcctgaCCCCAAAAAAATACTGGTTACAAGATCTGTGATTTGATGTTATTGTTATGTATTAGAAAGCACTTGAATACTTTTAACACCCTATTTGATTGTTGTATCTTCCTTCTGCTGTCTCTTTCTGCTACGTTGATTCAGTAATTACTGTTTCCATTCTCATTCCTATTGACTACTTTGACCAGGTACATAATTTCAGAGGAGGGCATTTAATTAATTGTTGTgtctttttccaaaacagacCGACATTCTCCTTCTCCTTTTTGAAgaagtttcttgaaacttcacAATTTCATGAAGGGCATGTAGTAGAATGCATAGAATTGACGTTTTATGAAACTTGGCATTTGGTAGTGGATAACTTATGCAAATGCATGTAAAAGTAAAGGAAGTAATTGAAAAGAAACGGAAGGCATAGTATACTCATAATGGTCCATGTGTGCATACGTAGGAGTTAGGAGTTGTATCTAAAAAACCTTATCGCACTTAAGTGATTTCAATTATCTGTTGCAATTGGTTTCCCAACAGAATTTTAAAAGTGTGATTTCAATTATCTGATTTTGTAATGATTCCTTTCAAGTCTTCTTGATCTAAAAGTGCCTTTTGTTCAGGAGAATCAAAATCTATCTATGTGAGGAACTTGCCCTCTGGTGTTTCTAGTCTTGAAGTTATGGAAGAGTTCAAAAACTTTGGGAGAATCAAGCAGGATGGGGTTTTTGTAAACAATCGCAAGGTTgactttattttctttaataaTCTACTTTGTGCCTCAGTACCTAGCTTCCCAAATCTAAAATTGCTTGCGGTTGCAGGAAATTGGTGTTTGCTATGCCTTTGTTGAGTTTGAAGATGTCCAGAGTGCCCAAAATGCAGTGAAGGTTCATCTCTCTCTAGTTTTTTCAGTCCTATTATTTTGTCCTTTACAATTTGCCAAGTAATTTCCAGGCCTCTGGAACTGTAAGTGCTACTTTTCTTCCCTGCTGCAGTAAGATTAAAAGATGTAGCTCCATTCTTTGTTATGCGTGGCAAGTTATTGGCTCTTTGATGTTCCTGTGGACAATATTCACTTCTATTACACTTGCTCATTGTGCAAGTATTTGCAAGCATTCTTGCCTTATCCATGTTTTAACTTTTCAGCACTCTTAATTTTCTGTTTAGGCTTCACCGATAAAATTGGCTGGACGACAAGTCTATGTTGAGCTAAGAAAACCAAGCATCGGCAGTACGACTCGTGGAGGGAGTATGTGTCTTTAACTATCTTTATTTTGAAAGCCAACCAAAAATTTGATCTAAGACCTGTTGTACAGATGTATTTGTATGTGGGATCGTTCTCTATCCTTTAACTCCTGCTTGCTTGTTGATTTTTTTGTTACACTTCTAAGTCAAATGTCAAATTCTGGCCTTTGTTCAAAATGAAACTAACAATTGCTTGGATCCTTCCTGACCATGAACTCTTGGTTGAAATATTCCAGAATCAGTACTTGGGTTTTCATTTACTGGAATTCGTAGTAATGCAAGCATGATTTACTATGTATTATAAATTTGTCTATGATCTATAGATTGTATGGGTTGTGAATAATTTTGGTAGCTTATCTGTGGAAAGGGGCAGAGTTGAGGCATTAAAGTGTGGCGCTTGTCCATCATGAAGTGCTACAGCCTCGCAGAATTACAAATCTTTGTTTGTGCCTGATTGAAATATTGTACTTGAAGCATGTTGATATATGTAGACTAACTTTGTATATTTGATAGTGCCATATTTATGGTGGATTATGTGAATCTTTGGTTTTGTAGTAGCAGCAATGGTGTGGTAGTCTGGTGGTTTTGGCCTTGAATCATATGCTATCAACCATTGTTGATTGTGTTCATTTGCTATTGGTGAAACTGCTGTTCTATGGTTGGTCATCAATTCAGTTGGTGAGAGCAAAAACACTAAAAAAGTTTGATGGTTGTCTGAGGCAAAATGGTTGTTAATACAAGCATTTCTGATTGGATCGTAGTAATTGGAATTggcttagattttttttttttttttttggggtagcAACGTATGTGCCTTTAGTTTGCAATGCCATAAATTGTTTCCATTTGACGCATTAACACACTGTTACTGGTGCCCAGGAAGGGGACGTGGCAGAGGTGGTCGTCTTGGGGGACGATTTGGTAGGGGAAGCAACCTAGACAGCAATGATAGCAACAAAGGGAGAAGCAATGGTTTCCGCAGTTCTTGAAAACAGCAAGGGCTTGAGTTTGGCAAATTTGCTCCGCTAGTTTGGCAGATATGGTTCTTCATTTTACAAAACAAGATTTGTTTCCCACCATTATTCGTCAATTGTTTGAGTGATTTTCTATATAAATGCATGTGATGATGTATTTCATGTCATTGTTATCTGGCATCTATAGGTCCCCCCTCTTGGCAAATTTTGTCCTTGTAAATCTGGAGGGGCTGCTTTTTGGCCTTTATTGGTTGCAGTGCATCTTGAGTAAGCATATTTATCAAGCTATTCATACATGTAGGAAGTCCCAATAACTCTACTTTCCAATTCTATGCTAAACGGTTCTTGGTTGCGTTGTGGCTCCTTTTGTGCTTTTGTGATTTAGTGCTCTGTTTTCCAATTCTATGTTAAATGGTTCTTGGTCGTGTTGGTTTTGGGTTAGTCTTTCTAATCTGAAGGTCAAAGTTTTCTTCAGATCAACGGCGTGGTATCTGCGTTGAGCCGTTGATAAAACAGCGTAGATCGGCATCTTTGTTCGGAACATGGGTAGTGGGCCATAGTTTTGACTACTGTAAGCGAGACCGAAATCCCCCCCTccccctccaaaaaaaaaaaaatactacaagTAGTAATGCTGAAGTCTTTGGCGCGACGAATATGGTAGAGAACGTAGTCACATTAAATGTGTAAAAATCTGGCTCCAGTTTTGGAGGAGACATTCGGCATTTGAGGTATTCTATTCGAAGGCTGGGTCTGTGCTGCGTCTTCGAACTGATGGCAATTACGAATAATTAATTTCGTTTCATTATTATGAGACATTTTATCTAAACTTCCCTTGCGACAAGATTTACTTTGAGGAAGTTGCAGAATGGAAACAGGTGATTTCTTTTTCCAATCCAATAGCCTCCTGTAATCAAGAAAAATTCCAATCGCCTAGCTATAGAATGATGCAGGAACCTAGATACATTATCCAACTAAGCGGTGATCTCCTCTTTGATCAGTGCCAGCATTGGCTGTGGTGTTTTCAACGATCGATCATCCTCCTCTTCAACTTCCTCATCAGTTTCCCATAGAAAACTAGCATAGGCAGCTTGAACATGGCTGGCATACAGCAATGCCCATGATTCAACGTCGTGTGTAATaattaataaaagaaaatttgaacaaAAGACAAGATTTGAGGATCCAAGAGAATTAGGCGCATACCTGTCCTGCGCTGCAGCTCGGACTGCTCGTTCGAAATAGTGTTTGGCTCTATCTTTATCCCGGTAGAGCTGCCATACCAGTTTAGCATAATTTGATAAAACTTCACCATCTTCTGGGTCTGCCAAAATAGCTCGGCTGTAGTACTCCTCCGCACGTCGAGGATCTTTCTTTGTCTGCCAGAAGTAGAAGTTTGGTTTCGATTTCATTGCATTATGTATTCGACAGTACAAATCTTATCCATGTTACATGTATGATACGTTATACGTAGATGAGAAAGTCAAATCAAGAAAGCTGATCGGAATTTAAATCGTCGTGGAAAGAGACTTACTTGATGCAAGAACTGGGCGTAATTCCTCAGGCATAAAGGGTTGGAAGGATTTTCCTCCAACATTCTTTTATAATGCTCCTCCATGATAAGGCCATTGCTGTCACCACCACCATCCCCACCTAAGGCTACCGGCCTGTAATCCCGCCCTCCTCCTCCTCGTCCACTGCCTCCACTAATATGTCCTCCAACATCAGCAAAATGAAAATCAGTAACCCCAAGCCCTCTTGCAAGATACATCTCCTCTCCAACTCCAGCACTGTTCTTGTATGCGCTTGCATAGGTCCTGTCTCGTTTCAAGTTATAAGGATTCTCCTTTGCCACAGAATTATGAACCAAACCATTTTCCCCATGcaaactttcttcttcttcactgTCTTGGTCTTCATTGCGATTTCTTGCATTTTGAAACGAGAAAGATGGGATTGCTTCCAAAATGGAGCAGTGGGGCGGCCTACGTGAAAACTTCTTGGTTGGGATAGAGAAGTTTAATCCATCGTCGCTGTCGGACGAGGCCCTGACCAATCCTTCCAAGTTTCCTTCTGACTGCGCTCTCCGAAATCCGCCAGTGTGGATGTTTCCGGAGATCGAGGGAGAGACGGGGGAGGAATTGCATAGAGATTTGGTAAAATTTTGAGGCCCAGCAGCAGCATGGTAATGCTTGTAGCAGATCTTGCCATAGGAGTGGGGATTGGCGTTTGGCACTTCACAATTGGACTGGTTATTGTTGTTGGGAGTTTCTGACAAGGATGAGAGCAATGAACCGAGTACTGGTGTGGAAGAACTCCTCagcaacattttcttttctttaatttgtcTGAAATAATCAATAAACTTGAATGCTTCTGCTCAGGTTTCCCCTGTTGATATGTTGTGGGCTGCAAAGTTAACTTTTTTAACGGTTGGTGGTATGTACATATGCATATCGTGACTGTGACTATAACAGAAGGCAATAATCAATGGCCAGATGAAGGAAAGATAAAAACGAGAATAACCCCAGGTTACGGGAATTACTGGGACTGGTATTTACTCTCTTCTCGTGTCATGGTGCAAATGATCTAAATGGAAAAGAATTGCCAGTAAAATCTCTGAGCATAGAGGATGAATTGGGAAAGGAAAATACCTCAGTGAAATGATGCAAGAGAGCAGTTTCCGCTGCTTCTCGTCGATCAGAAAGCAAAAATTTGGTCCCAGAGAGcttaataattaaacaaaacacTACTGAATCCCAAATCTGAAAATGCctgaaaacaaaaaagatagCCTATTTATTcaagagggagggagggaggggggGAGGGAAGATGTCCGGAAGGTACAAaaaagatattttattttttggcatGCAATTTACTTTAGTGCCTGTGTGGTCGATAATGAAGCAGCCTTAGCTGTTGTGAAAGAATATCTCATTTTGGATCTTACCTGAGTCTTGAACAGGGAAGTTCGTTCAGAAAACGAAAACCTCCTTCACGCGTTGGGGCATATGTTCCTCGTGTACTGTTGCTATATAAGCATGCTTCCTCTTCCTCCACCTCCACACAGAAGGAGAAGGCAAGCACGTTGGAATTGGAATTGGCATTTTCCGGGAACCACAAAACTGTTGAATTGTCGTCGAGAGTGGAACTCTCTAAAGTTGTGGCTGGACCAGTCGGTCATGAGTCTGCCCTTTCCGGAGGCATGGAATTCGATCCACTCATTTCTCTCCTCTTCCTGGTTGTCTTTGTCGGCAGAATATTcgagtttcaaaaaaaaaacaaaaaaaaagagtctcTAAATTGGAGTATTAATTAACATTTTGATCCGTgatttatattttaattcaaaacaataatatatatatatatatttttcaaaaaaaaaaaataacaagaaCTTCATAATATTATATTTGTTTACAAAAGACCATTTAAAGGCTAATCAACATCCATCCATAGTTATCTATCTATACTCCTTATATATTTTTATCCTTCTGTATCTATACTCCTTACAAAATTACTCTTTGATAGGTTAGAGCGGAAGTTAAatttttatcttaatttttttttttttttgtgatatggAGAATACCCTCCTCTTTATGGAATAAATGTAGGAAAAATGACcggtttcatccctcacatttcacaaaaatattcttttcgtccctcacttttaaaacgaaGCAATTTTGTCCTTaacatttaaaaattgaagttATTACATCCttgaacccaaatttcaatctgaatcaaatcGCCTATCAACTTGATTGCAAATTTGGGGGtataattggtagatcacttggttaactcaacttgatattcaattgaaatttaatgaaccacaaaaaataaaaaattataacataaaaaagaaggattaatctttcctatatTGTCATTTTATACACTAACAGGTTTATGTACCTGTCACAttatttcaatttaaatttaaacattAAATTTTGTATTTGTGATATACATCTAGACTCGCAAGCATATACTAACaatgcatgaaaagatttatccaaaaaagaaatcctactattccaaaacaaagaaaggccttttatgttataattttttattttttttttggtttaataaatgtcatgtgaatatgatggAGTTGATTGAATGATCCATCAATTCTAACTTTGAAATTTATTACAGGATTATTTGAtagtttgattcagattgaaaattaggttcatgtatgtaatagttttaatttttaaatgttagggactaatttgcttcattttaaaaatgagggacgaaaaaaatatttttacgaaatgCGAGGGATGAAACAGttcatttccccataaatgtaTATTGCATTCAAATGATAATGAATAATTGTTACAGACATGGAATTTTAAATCTGTAAActtactttaaaaaaataaatcacTCCAATGTAACTCTGTCCGAAGTATAGCTTCTTATAACTTTTTCGAAGGCATTCCAAATTATTCCATATTCCTTGATTCCCTGAGTCATCAAAATTTGCATGACGGCAAAGGGAGGGAGTTGCAGGATTGGCCGCCGGCATCCATATTTATTTGTTCGGCTCCAACTTCCAACCTGATCCGAAAATCGGATAGTTAAGGCTTAATACTTGTTTCCATGTCAGGGGAGGCGATAGAGACTAATGATGATGTTGTGGGGATGCAAGTGTTTCCATTGGAGCAGTGTCAGCGATCTACTTCAGCCCCAGTCGGAATCTTTCTCCCTTCCGGCTCCCCTTCCTGATTGGCAACAAggtttgcaaatttttttttttttaattctttaattcttttcttaTTGAATCTTTCCCCTTTTCTTGGGAATGCAAGTCATTTCTGGGTCTAAagttctgttttcttttttattcatATCTTGTTGCAGTCTTCACATACTAGCCTATCAATCTATCTGAAGAGATTGGAATATGATCCTTTGCTTTTATTTTCTCATTATGCTTTTTAATCCTGTCAATTTCCAAGCTTTGGAGGGAGGGACAATTTTCTTACTAACTTTTAAATCTTACTCCTACTCTGGATCATGAGTTTGAAGCAATAGACCGTTTTCCTATCAAAACGGCTCGTGCTTTACGGATTGCCTCCGCTAAGATCGCATAATTTTATTAGTTTGTAGTTCTCTGTTTTATTTCAGTTCTCGTAATTGTGATTCTTGAATGTCCAGGTGGTGGATTTGCTGATGGCACGATCAAATTAGGAGTACTGGAAGTTAGCCATGTGACGAAATTTGAGCTAATCTGGGGGTGCAACCTGTCTGGGGATAAGAAAAAGGGGTTTAGTTTTTATAAGCCAGTGGGAATACCAGATGGATTTTTTAGCCTGGGTCACTATTGCCAGTCTAATGAAAAGCCTTTTCGAGGATTTGTTCTTGTAGCCAGGGAAGTTTTCAACTCTGAGCTAGGGGATCCTTCAATAGATAATCTGCATTTGCCAGCTCTGCGGAGCCCTGAGGATTATACGTTAGTTTGGAGTTCAGATGATGCGAGCGAGGAAAATTTTGATGGGTGCGGTTACTTCTGGCTGCCTCAGCCATACGAGGGTTATAAAGCTTTGGGATTTGTGGTAACAAACAAGCCAGAAAAGCCTAAGTTGGAGGAGTTGAAATGCGTTCGTGCAGATCTTACTGATGAATGTGAAGTGTACAACCTGTTGGTGCACACTGCCTCTAAATTTTCACAAGTTCCATTTGGAGTCTGGAGCACAAGACCCCGGCATAGGGGAATGCTTGGTAAAGGAGTCTCAACCGGTTCATTTTTCTGCAGCAGCTACTGGAGCCACGGCGAAGAACTAGATATTGTGTGCTTGAAGAACCTGGATTGCAGCCTACATGCAATGCCAAATGTTGATCAGATACATGCGCTCATTAGGCACTATGGACCTACAATCTTTTTTCATCCTGAAGAGGTCTATTTGCCATCTTCAGTCTCGTGGTTCTTCAGAAATGGAGCTTTGTTGTACAAAAGAGGTGAGTCTAGCGGTCAAGCGATTGATGCCAGCGGAACCAATTTGCCTGCTGGTGGCTCGAATGATGGAGAGTATTGGATAGATTTGCCACGTGATTCCGGAAGGGAGAGTGTCCGGTACGGAAACCTGGAAAGTGCAAAACTCTATGTTCATATGAAGCCAGCCATAGGTGGAACTTTCACTGATATTGCAATGTGGGTTTTTTGTCCCTTCAATGGGCCTGCAATTTTGAAGGTAGGGTTAATGAACATTGCTCTGAGCAAAATCGGTCAGCATGTCTGTGACTGGGAGCACTTTACCCTGCGATTGAGCAACTTCACAGGAGAGCTCTGGAGCGTATACTTCTCCcagcatagtggtggaaaatgGGTTGATGCTTCGGATCTGGAATTTATTGAGGGAAACAAAGCTATCATTTATTCTTCGAAAAGTGGTCATGCTAGCTTTCCTCATCCTGGGATTTACATTCAGGGATCCTCAGGATTTGGGATTGGTATAAGAAATGATGCCGCTCGTAGCGATTCCTATGTGGATTCAAGTAAGCAGTATGAAATTATTGCAGCTGAGTATCTTGGAGATGGAGTTATTCGTGAGCCAGTTTGGTTACAGTTTATGAGAAAATGGGGTCCAACTATTGTCTATGATTCAAGGACTGAGATGGATAGAATCATCAAGCGTTTGCCTTTGATGTTTCGTTATTCAGTTGAAACTGTATTCACGAAGTTTCCCATGGAGTTGTCTGGTGAGGAAGGCCCTACCGGGCCAAAGGAGAAAAATTACTGGATTGGGGATGAAAGAAGTTAGGTTCACATTGACCTCAGTTTGTTAATTGGCTTCACTACTGTTATTAAATAAGCACTAGTTCATGTCTAATCTACGAAAACAGAAGGTCAGGATCGCAGGGATGAAGCCTGTGTCTGACGGTGCAAATAAAGCATTGTG encodes:
- the LOC113762503 gene encoding uncharacterized protein LOC113762503, with the translated sequence MLLRSSSTPVLGSLLSSLSETPNNNNQSNCEVPNANPHSYGKICYKHYHAAAGPQNFTKSLCNSSPVSPSISGNIHTGGFRRAQSEGNLEGLVRASSDSDDGLNFSIPTKKFSRRPPHCSILEAIPSFSFQNARNRNEDQDSEEEESLHGENGLVHNSVAKENPYNLKRDRTYASAYKNSAGVGEEMYLARGLGVTDFHFADVGGHISGGSGRGGGGRDYRPVALGGDGGGDSNGLIMEEHYKRMLEENPSNPLCLRNYAQFLHQTKKDPRRAEEYYSRAILADPEDGEVLSNYAKLVWQLYRDKDRAKHYFERAVRAAAQDSHVQAAYASFLWETDEEVEEEDDRSLKTPQPMLALIKEEITA
- the LOC113782827 gene encoding uncharacterized protein LOC113782827: MMMLWGCKCFHWSSVSDLLQPQSESFSLPAPLPDWQQGGGFADGTIKLGVLEVSHVTKFELIWGCNLSGDKKKGFSFYKPVGIPDGFFSLGHYCQSNEKPFRGFVLVAREVFNSELGDPSIDNLHLPALRSPEDYTLVWSSDDASEENFDGCGYFWLPQPYEGYKALGFVVTNKPEKPKLEELKCVRADLTDECEVYNLLVHTASKFSQVPFGVWSTRPRHRGMLGKGVSTGSFFCSSYWSHGEELDIVCLKNLDCSLHAMPNVDQIHALIRHYGPTIFFHPEEVYLPSSVSWFFRNGALLYKRGESSGQAIDASGTNLPAGGSNDGEYWIDLPRDSGRESVRYGNLESAKLYVHMKPAIGGTFTDIAMWVFCPFNGPAILKVGLMNIALSKIGQHVCDWEHFTLRLSNFTGELWSVYFSQHSGGKWVDASDLEFIEGNKAIIYSSKSGHASFPHPGIYIQGSSGFGIGIRNDAARSDSYVDSSKQYEIIAAEYLGDGVIREPVWLQFMRKWGPTIVYDSRTEMDRIIKRLPLMFRYSVETVFTKFPMELSGEEGPTGPKEKNYWIGDERS